A single window of Aspergillus puulaauensis MK2 DNA, chromosome 5, nearly complete sequence DNA harbors:
- a CDS encoding uncharacterized protein (COG:G;~EggNog:ENOG410PHCB;~InterPro:IPR020846,IPR011701,IPR036259;~PFAM:PF07690;~TransMembrane:12 (i99-117o137-156i168-188o194-216i228-249o261-283i327-346o377-394i401-420o426-444i465-485o497-520i);~go_function: GO:0022857 - transmembrane transporter activity [Evidence IEA];~go_process: GO:0055085 - transmembrane transport [Evidence IEA]), translating to MDETKSDKSDSNYDPMALPDPMGFPRSSYGQLYIVSIIGRVCTALKPIEPAGVGGKPSFTHSEDTADHGDSSGLTREELEFVREYPEGKRKKILRKVDLRLVPCLTLLYLLAFIDRGNIGNAKIEGLVGDIGLTDSEYRTCLSIFYVPYILFEIPSNHYLNKMQRPSIYIATIVVAWGLVMTFCGLVQNFGGLLIIRILLGATESGFFPGAILIISKWYLPNETQTRIAVFYTASALAGAFSGMLAAGIAQMDGVGGLQGWRWIFLLEGIFTVILGLITYFWLIDTPSASASWLEPDEIRYLELRQRADPSRRAASRETSRSDTRKALVAVITDWQIWMHGIIYWSNTVPNNALKFTMPQIVRNMGFTATRAQLLTIPPYCIGALSAFLSSVFADRFSWRLPFIVGPQLIVIIAYSVLASKADSNNIAASYIGVCLACLGLYPINPCGNAWNLNNLAGPTKRTMGIAFMLCIGNIGGIISGFIFIDEEKPKYPTGFGTSLGFVAAGIVACFVLEAVYIWINKARARMPEEDVFARYTLQELDAMGDRSPLYQYTL from the exons ATGGATGAAACCAAGTCGGACAAATCCGACTCCAACTACGACCCCATGGCACTGCCCGACCCCATGGGGTTCCCTCGGAGTAGCTACGGtcagttatatatagtttcGATTATAGGACGAGTATGCACAGCACTCAAGCCTATTGAGCCAG CTGGGGTCGGTGGTAAGCCCTCGTTTACCCACAGCGAAGACACGGCGGACCACGGTGACTCGTCGGGGTTGACCAGGGAAGAATTGGAATTTGTTCGAGAGTACCCGGAGGGCAAGAGAAAAAAGATCCTTCGGAAAGTCGACCTACGACTGGTGCCATGCCTGACCCTTCTATACCTTCTAGCTTTCATTGATCGGGGCAACATAG GAAACGCTAAGATCGAGGGCCTTGTCGGTGATATTGGCCTTACCGACTCGGAGTACAGGACCTGTCTCAGCATCTTTTATGTACCATACATCCTGTTCG AGATCCCAAGCAATCACTACCTGAACAAGATGCAGCGCCCATCCATCTACATAGCCACCATAGTGGTCGCCTGGGGCCTCGTCATGACCTTTTGCGGTCTTGTGCAAAACTTCGGCGGCCTCCTGATAATCCGCATCCTGCTGGGAGCCACAGAGTCCGGGTTCTTCCCGGGTGCAATCCTCATAATTTCTAAATGGTATCTCCCAAACGAAACGCAAACCCGAATCGCAGTGTTCTACACTGCGTCCGCCCTGGCCGGAGCATTCAGTGgaatgctggctgctgggatCGCGCAGATGGACGGAGTCGGCGGGCTTCagggctggcgctggatctttCTGCTCGAGGGAATATTTACTGTCATTTTAGGACTAATAACATACTTCTGGCTGATAGACAccccatctgcatctgctAGCTGGCTTGAACCAGACGAGATCCGGTACCTCGAACTGCGACAGCGCGCAGACCCATCCCGGCGAGCGGCCAGCCGCGAGACCAGTAGGTCTGACACGCGGAAAGCACTTGTCGCGGTTATAACAGACTGGCAGATCTGGATGCACGGGATTATCTACTGGTCCAATACCGTGCCGAATAACGCCCTGAAGTTCACCATGCCGCAAATCGTGCGCAACATGGGCTTCACAGCAACCCGGGCGCAGCTCCTGACCATCCCTCCGTACTGCATCGGCGCCTTATCagcctttctctcttctgttTTTGCCGACCGCTTTAGCTGGCGTCTGCCATTCATCGTTGGGCCCCAGCTCATCGTGATCATCGCCTACTCGGTGCTTGCTAGCAAAGCGGACAGTAACAACATCGCGGCATCCTACATTGGTGTCTGTCTGGCCTGCCTTGGGCTGTACCCCATCAACCCGTGCGGCAATGCTTGGAACCTGAATAATCTAGCGGGCCCGACGAAACGCACGATGGGGATCGCATTCATGCTGTGCATTGGCAATATAGGAGGCATCATCAGTGGCTTTATCTTCATTGATGAGGAGAAGCCTAAATACCCAACCGGGTTTGGGACAAGCTTGGGGTTTGTGGCGGCGGGGATTGTCGCTTGCTTTGTCCTTGAGGCCGTGTATATATGGATCAACAAGGCGAGGGCAAGGATGCCAGAAGAGGATGTCTTTGCTCGGTATACACTCCAGGAGTTGGATGCCATGGGTGACCGGTCACCGTTGTACCAGTATACGTTGTAG
- a CDS encoding ketopantoate reductase family protein (COG:G;~EggNog:ENOG410PITC;~InterPro:IPR003710,IPR013752,IPR036291,IPR013332, IPR008927,IPR013328;~PFAM:PF02558,PF08546;~go_function: GO:0008677 - 2-dehydropantoate 2-reductase activity [Evidence IEA];~go_function: GO:0016491 - oxidoreductase activity [Evidence IEA];~go_process: GO:0015940 - pantothenate biosynthetic process [Evidence IEA];~go_process: GO:0055114 - oxidation-reduction process [Evidence IEA]) yields MGSNHQPAHILLYGAGSIGGVYLYQLLQAGCKVTAVCRSNYDTVKNHGFHLFSVRYGNIVYSPSAVVQDVLECVDQVFDFILVCTKSLPGNKPSLPEQLKPVLSGRPQTAIVLAQNGIGIEDEVAAMFPQNPILSGVVYCPAVQTGPGTIEYPEFLNLLELGTFPSTAPHRHAAERFADLMIQGGGGAQVHDDIQVARWSKLLMNAAWNPVGALTLTTDGDFLRNSGPYGDDLAWGVMVEIVMLAREMGVTGVTLQVAKEKFAIASKRAETGTGREMSMLQDVRQGRSLEVEAILGNAVRLARDKNISMPRLETLYALTKARCWALEKEASKVNR; encoded by the coding sequence ATGGGCAGCAATCACCAACCCGCGCACATTCTCCTCTACGGAGCCGGCAGCATTGGCGGTGTCTACCTGTATCAACTGCTCCAAGCAGGATGCAAGGTGACTGCGGTATGTCGCTCGAATTATGATACTGTCAAAAACCACGGATTTCACCTCTTCTCGGTACGGTACGGCAACATTGTGTATAGCCCGTCCGCCGTCGTTCAAGACGTGTTAGAATGTGTTGATCAGGTCTTTGACTTTATTCTCGTCTGCACCAAGTCGCTCCCGGGTAACAAGCCATCGTTACCAGAGCAGCTTAAACCCGTTCTCTCAGGTCGACCACAGACCGCCATTGTACTCGCACAGAATGGCATTGGGATTGAAGACGAAGTCGCCGCGATGTTTCCACAGAACCCCATTCTAAGCGGGGTGGTCTACTGCCCAGCGGTGCAGACTGGGCCCGGCACAATTGAGTACCCCGAGTTTCTTAAtctcctggagctgggcaCCTTCCCATCTACAGCACCGCATAGACATGCTGCGGAGCGTTTTGCAGATTTGATGATACAGGGTGGTGGGGGCGCGCAGGTGCATGATGATATCCAGGTTGCGCGCTGGTCGAAGCTACTTATGAATGCGGCATGGAATCCCGTCGGAGCGCTCACTCTGACGACTGATGGCGACTTCCTCCGAAATTCAGGTCCGTACGGGGACGATCTGGCTTGGGGTGTTATGGTTGAGATTGTTATGCTTGCAAGGGAGATGGGAGTTACGGGAGTTACACTTCAGGTGGCCAAGGAGAAATTTGCTATCGCCAGCAAACGTGCAGAAACAGGCACCGGGAGGGAAATGAGTATGCTACAGGATGTGAGGCAGGGAAGGTCATTGGAGGTAGAGGCGATATTAGGAAATGCGGTCAGACTTGCACGGGATAAAAACATTTCCATGCCTCGCTTGGAAACGCTATACGCTTTGACTAAAGCGAGGTGCTGGGCgcttgagaaggaggcctCCAAGGTGAATAGATAG
- a CDS encoding NAD(P)-dependent oxidoreductase (COG:I;~EggNog:ENOG410PM2M;~InterPro:IPR029154,IPR015815,IPR036291,IPR006115, IPR008927,IPR013328;~PFAM:PF03446,PF14833;~go_function: GO:0016491 - oxidoreductase activity [Evidence IEA];~go_function: GO:0050661 - NADP binding [Evidence IEA];~go_function: GO:0051287 - NAD binding [Evidence IEA];~go_process: GO:0055114 - oxidation-reduction process [Evidence IEA]) yields the protein MPAAETSRTYGFIGLGLMGLPMCSNIASKIASSERVRVFDLNEAAMKTLYNEHPRGIIQCSSPADVAEGSDVIITMLPEGHHVEAVYISGHKALSTVSLSGKLLIDCSTIDPAKSLSVKKHLAARFPTARFYDAPVSGGVIGAEKGSISFFVGCDEATDAESAQAIRPILQLMGKQIIHCGAPSLGLAAKLCNNYLSGILTIACSETFNIGMRAGLNPKKLYQVLGAGSAQNTICDKFCPVPNVDPNSPSSHGYVGGFRMALMLKDLMLATEMAERGGAERVLGKSGLDMYRLLSEHAEYKDLDVRAMFRYIGGREDWQDINGSDGVN from the coding sequence ATGCCAGCTGCGGAGACCTCCAGGACATATGGGTTCATTGGCCTTGGGCTGATGGGCCTTCCCATGTGCAGCAACATTGCAAGCAAGATTGCTTCGAGCGAGCGTGTGAGAGTCTTCGATTTGAACGAGGCAGCCATGAAGACGCTATATAACGAGCACCCCAGGGGCATCATACAATGCTCGTCGCCGGCCGACGTGGCTGAGGGCAGCGATGTCATCATTACTATGCTCCCAGAGGGTCATCACGTCGAGGCTGTCTACATCTCTGGACACAAGGCGCTCAGCACAGTCTCCTTGAGCGGGAAGCTCCTGATCGACTGCTCGACGATCGACCCGGCCAAGTCTCTCAGCGTCAAGAAGCATCTTGCAGCCCGTTTCCCAACAGCTCGTTTCTACGACGCTCCCGTCAGCGGCGGCGTAATTGGCGCAGAGAAGGGGAGCATTTCGTTCTTCGTCGGATGCGACGAGGCCACGGATGCGGAATCCGCGCAGGCCATTCGGCCAATCTTGCAATTGATGGGCAAGCAGATCATCCACTGTGGCGCTCCCTCTCTCGGCCTCGCAGCGAAACTCTGTAATAACTATCTTTCTGGAATCCTGACGATTGCGTGTTCCGAGACCTTCAACATCGGCATGCGTGCTGGTCTGAACCCGAAGAAGCTGTATCAGGTGCTGGGTGCTGGGTCGGCTCAGAACACCATCTGCGATAAATTCTGCCCTGTGCCCAACGTCGATCCGAATAGTCCGAGCAGTCATGGGTACGTTGGGGGGTTTCGAATGGCGCTTATGCTAAAGGACTTGATGTTGGCGACCGAGATGGCGGAGCGAGGTGGTGCTGAGAGGGTCCTTGGGAAGAGTGGCCTTGATATGTATAGATTGCTAAGTGAACATGCAGAGTACAAAGACCTGGATGTGAGAGCCATGTTCAGGTATATTGGCGGCAGGGAAGACTGGCAAGACATCAACGGCTCTGATGGTGTAAACTAA
- a CDS encoding cupin domain-containing protein (COG:S;~EggNog:ENOG410PY47;~InterPro:IPR014710,IPR011051,IPR013096;~PFAM:PF07883), with amino-acid sequence MDKYGDHQRPNAGYMRSRVCPSGQSDSMLLTSSGHVRICPAQTYKVADQGFTFVADGTTQKKGPTFTGEVWYDSVLNKQEEGITMVTATFTPCARTHWHHHEDGQVLEVKAGSGWVCDKGGIPQKLAVGDIVWCPAGTTHWHGADKGSILVHLAISRGKTTWFEPVTEEEYGVRLEGCLKQ; translated from the exons ATGGACAAATACGGTGACCACCAGCGACCCAACGCCGGCTATATGCGCAGTCGGGTCTGCCCGAGCGGGCAGTCCGATAGCATGCTCCTTACCAGTAGCGGACATGTCCGAATTTGCCCTGCACAGACTTATAAAGTTGCCGACCAGGGGTTCACCTTCGTTG CCGACGGCACGACGCAGAAAAAGGGCCCAACATTTACTGGCGAAGTGTGGTACGACAGCGTCCTCAACAAACAGGAAGAAGGAATCACCATGGTGACGGCAACATTTACGCCCTGCGCCCGCACGCACTGGCACCACCACGAGGACGGACAGGTTCTTGAAGTCAAGGCCGGCTCAGGCTGGGTATGTGATAAGGGCGGCATTCCTCAAAAACTCGCTGTCGGGGATATCGTATGGTGCCCGGCTGGGACTACGCACTGGCATGGTGCTGATAAGGGGAGCATCCTGGTTCATCTGGCTATAAGCCGTGGAAAGACGACGTGGTTTGAGCCTGTTACGGAGGAGGAGTACGGTGTCAGGTTAGAGGGATGTCTGAAACAATAG
- a CDS encoding fungal specific transcription factor domain-containing protein (COG:S;~EggNog:ENOG410PN31;~InterPro:IPR007219;~PFAM:PF04082;~go_function: GO:0003677 - DNA binding [Evidence IEA];~go_function: GO:0008270 - zinc ion binding [Evidence IEA];~go_process: GO:0006351 - transcription, DNA-templated [Evidence IEA]): MLALPSGERSLQQGDPDKRGPRRSPVWTVSDLEAEVARLEERIADAGGEQKDHRIYATPGSTEHVTPAIRTQDEARELLQPTEVQMQTPGLGVLADLNNATVYDHENYNLTRMLRRALVLQNGTLDMHPGRRIRKGLAVANVCSGGRDLLSDLPMDLLSSYLDRYVEYVSPTFPILEFGELKNTLECFNKKQSASKSEECILRLALAIGAVFPSPDTLLDATIASRLWREVYNEPSFYEESEDTVRILILLAILSLLEDGCGSTWHLVELVVRSCIKLGLHSRTAAKAASTDGASLFWSAYLLDRWVSCTLGLPVSIQNEEFDQKIPSRITENHTQSLPVSLWNMAYVLFQDDDLQQQEDISGGLSDEEAWKPSMVLYNIVSRDLQVAHAARRIVCGGIDSAPKFEDVAISHLQRTEAIVSNGCTLPWTTGLTTFVSVMIRLISFGHPARYRILLRGSAPDPHYIQTALAIVRLICRKHSYLDRLADILENIQKTGTAGDSMPLQ, translated from the exons ATGCTCGCATTGCCTTCGGGCGAACGCAGCCTGCAGCAGGGAGACCCTGATAAGCGGGGCCCACGTCGTAGTCCAGTATG GACTGTTTCGGATCTCGAGGCCGAAGTTGCCCGTCTTGAAGAGCGGATTGCCGACGCGGGAGGCGAGCAGAAGGACCATCGAATATATGCGACACCTGGGTCAACCGAACACGTCACTCCGGCTATCAGGACACAGGATGAAGCCCGGGAGCTGCTCCAACCCACAgaggtgcagatgcagaCGCCAGGTCTCGGGGTTTTGGCCGACCTCAACAACGCCACGGTGTACGACCACGAGAATTATAACCTGACGCGCATGCTTAGGCGTGCACTAGTGCTCCAAAATGGTACCCTGGATATGCACCCCGGGAGGAGAATCCGCAAGGGCCTCGCGGTTGCGAACGTGTGCTCTGGCGGCCGAGATCTATTATCCGACTTGCCAATGGACCTGCTATCGTCATATCTGGACCGATACGTTGAGTACGTTAGTCCGACGTTTCCAATCCTGGAATTCGGGGAGCTGAAGAACACACTAGAATGTTTCAACAAGAAGCAGTCCGCTTCCAAAAGCGAGGAATGCATTTTGCGCCTGGCACTTGCTATTGGTGCGGTATTCCCCAGCCCAGATACCTTGCTGGACGCCACTATTGCATCTCGGCTTTGGCGGGAGGTTTACAACGAGCCCAGCTTTTACGAGGAGTCCGAGGATACCGTTCGAATTCTCATCCTGCTGGCCATCCTGTCGCTGTTGGAGGATGGGTGTGGAAGCACGTGGCATCTGGTTGAATTAGTCGTGCGCTCATGTATAAAGCTTGGTCTACACAGCAGAACAGCCGCGAAAGCCGCGAGTACTGATGGGGCTTCTCTATTTTGGAGTGCGTATCTCTTGGATCGTTGGGTCAGTTGCACGCTGGGTCTACCAGTTTCGATCCAGAATGAAGAATTCGATCAAAAGATCCCTTCTCGTATAACAGAGAATCATACTCAGTCTTTGCCAGTATCTCTCTGGAACATGGCCTACGTCCTCTTCCAGGACGACGATCTACAGCAACAGGAAGACATCAGCGGAGGATTAtccgatgaagaagcctGGAAGCCTTCGATGGTTCTATACAACATCGTCTCCAGGGACCTGCAGGTTGCACACGCAGCACGCCGTATCGTCTGTGGTGGAATAGATTCTGCACCAAAATTCGAGGATGTTGCAATTTCTCACCTCCAGCGAACGGAGGCTATCGTGAGCAATGGCTGTACGCTGCCCTGGACAACCGGACTCACGACCTTTGTATCCGTCATGATACGACTCATATCCTTCGGCCATCCAGCCAGGTACCGCATTCTATTGCGTGGTAGCGCTCCTGATCCGCATTATATTCAAACGGCACTTGCCATTGTCCGCTTAATTTGTCGGAAACATAGTTACCTTGACCGTCTGGCTGATATACTTGAGAACATCCAGAAGACCGGGACAGCAGGTGATTCG ATGCCATTACAATAA
- a CDS encoding Zn(II)2Cys6 transcription factor (COG:S;~EggNog:ENOG410Q995;~InterPro:IPR036864,IPR007219,IPR001138;~PFAM:PF00172,PF04082;~go_function: GO:0000981 - DNA-binding transcription factor activity, RNA polymerase II-specific [Evidence IEA];~go_function: GO:0003677 - DNA binding [Evidence IEA];~go_function: GO:0008270 - zinc ion binding [Evidence IEA];~go_process: GO:0006351 - transcription, DNA-templated [Evidence IEA];~go_process: GO:0006355 - regulation of transcription, DNA-templated [Evidence IEA]) produces MQSIPKVASPETLSRSTVSQGACTSCRAKKLKCDRLPHSCNNCTRLKELCIVVDVGSGEPYLDSLHEKAEGLRRTLRETQHSQQTGLTEPLHTPTAGGTVSTTSPDYSGTGSIFSLGQLVAAAVSSGSDNSVLRLGAAVAQERKTIERAHSKNVELPALGDAVELLELYFQALHVTIPFMRRDDVFAQLERLYTCNPAYTGEDKTQDLFQVHMVLAIGAMRPAGRREVDCARDHYMTAMKMEPLLTEQPAFAQVQNLLLVFVFAALHDVGTASTWEIIRQVMRICVKYGFHSRETAESDLVREQLRRRIFWSAYISDRHCSQNLGRPVALSEEDITIELPINQDDARIRKGDLNAAAGQYTEVTNLIRHTLLRRLGTNARIALNRLSREKAALTEQVESARNWTDALEAWYNSSIVKQNPSNAYETKEYLDINFHRERMKFLSYLVVPSEAWEAWEAPATARIEDLWQYTLSARQILLAYKKQSNDGFLAPNWTYVQDVLKSGFGILYCALRIPEQRRRNREGSGLLDSELDSVVAALRLCGEILTRIVGQWQTVKRHASAFIQMSEAVLEHITRVRLGTLLDTPMDEAEMDGFTAEPGIGRGTTDFDFSTIDWTLDVFHSEGVVPLTDAELAELFDLAPEAS; encoded by the exons ATGCAGTCTATCCCAAAGGTAGCCTCTCCAGAAACATTAAGCCGATCAACCGTCAGCCAGGGCGCATGCACTTCTTGTAGAGCTAAGAAGTTAAAG TGTGATAGACTTCCGCATTCATGCAACAACTGCACAAGGCTCAAGGAGCTATGCATTGTTGTCGACGTTGGGTCGGGAGAGCC CTATCTGGACAGTCTTCATGAGAAGGCGGAAGGTCTGCGGCGCACCCTTAGAGAGACCCAGCATTCCCAACAGACCGGTTTGACTGAGCCCTTGCACACTCCAACCGCCGGTGGTACTGTTTCCACGACGTCCCCTGATTATAGTGGGACCGGGAGCATCTTCAG TCTGGGTCAGCTCGTTGCCGCAGCCGTCTCGTCCGGGTCGGATAACTCAGTCCTTCGCCTGGGGGCAGCCGTGGCCCAAGAACGTAAAACGATAGAGCGAGCACACTCCAAAAACGTTGAACTGCCTGCGCTCGGCGATGCTGTCGAGCTCCTGGAATTATATTTCCAAGCATTACATGTGACCATACCGTTCATGAGACGGGACGATGTTTTCGCTCAGCTTGAGCGACTGTATACCTGCAACCCGGCCTACACTGGGGAAGACAAGACTCAGGACTTGTTCCAGGTGCATATGGTATTAGCCATTGGCGCCATGCGACCAGCAGGACGGCGAGAGGTAGACTGTGCCCGGGACCACTATATGACCGCAATGAAAATGGAACCGCTTCTTACTGAGCAGCCGGCCTTTGCACAAGTCCAGAACCTGCTGCTTGTTTTTGTCTTTGCGGCGTTGCACGATGTGGGGACTGCAAGTACCTGGGAAATAATCAGACAGGTAATGAGGATCTGTGTGAAGTATGGCTTTCACAGCCGGGAAACCGCGGAGAGTGACCTGGTCCGTGAGCAACTTCGTCGAAGGATATTCTGGTCGGCCTATATCTCCGATCGTCACTGTAGCCAGAACCTGGGGCGGCCGGTTGCTCTGTCCGAGGAAGATATCACCATCGAGCTTCCTATCAATCAGGACGATGCCAGGATTAGGAAAGGTGACCTAAACGCCGCAGCCGGACAGTACACAGAAGTGACGAACCTGATCCGGCACACACTGCTGAGACGACTTGGGACAAACGCACGAATAGCCCTGAACCGTCTATCACGCGAAAAGGCCGCGTTGACAGAGCAAGTAGAGAGTGCGCGAAACTGGACAGATGCCCTTGAGGCCTGGTACAACTCCAGCATCGTGAAGCAGAACCCGAGCAATGCGTACGAAACGAAGGAATACCTGGATATCAACTTCCACCGCGAACGAATGAAGTTTCTCTCCTACCTCGTAGTTCCCTCGGAGGCCTGGGAGGCCTGGGAGGCCCCAGCTACGGCTCGGATTGAGGACTTGTGGCAGTACACCCTGTCAGCTCGCCAGATCCTACTGGCATATAAGAAGCAGTCGAATGATGGGTTCTTGGCACCGAATTGGACGTACGTCCAAGATGTTTTGAAGTCGGGCTTCGGCATTCTTTACTGCGCGCTGCGGATACCAGAGcagcgccgccgcaaccGCGAGGGCTCTGGCCTGCTGGACTCGGAGCTAGACAGTGTGGTAGCGGCGCTCAGACTATGTGGCGAGATATTGACTCGCATCGTAGGCCAATGGCAAACAGTAAAGCGACACGCCAGCGCGTTTATTCAAATGTCTGAGGCCGTGCTGGAGCATATTACGAGGGTGAGACTTGGTACTTTGTTAGATACGCCGATGGACGAAGCTGAGATGGATGGGTTTACAGCTGAGCCTGGAATTGGACGAGGGACTACCGATTTCGATTTTTCCACTATCGATTGGACGCTGGACGTGTTTCACAGCGAGGGAGTGGTGCCTTTAACTGATGCGGAGCTGGCAGAGCTGTTCGACCTAGCCCCAGAAGCTTCGTAG
- a CDS encoding uncharacterized protein (COG:S;~EggNog:ENOG410PYD1) produces the protein MAANGTIVNGGAENTINDPGRGFLGNLTPSVIPHYAYRGREQFLCDYNAFSEQFNNPPNCADQWFIVTGVNKRIFDSNFRDPETGPFSNWCSYDTALELLLVRMPRSTTHSIASRTFHQVLLEALEPLRMGRALTCIGGGSHFGDMGGKGPDDAWRPIQLPPGRSRAWPAVVLEVALSEIQAKLCSDVRYWLRASGGDVKSVITLSSAAMHAR, from the coding sequence ATGGCAGCTAATGGGACTATTGTCAATGGCGGCGCCGAAAACACCATTAATGACCCTGGTCGTGGCTTCCTAGGAAATCTCACACCTTCCGTTATTCCACATTATGCCTACAGGGGCAGGGAGCAGTTCCTCTGTGACTACAATGCCTTCAGTGAACAGTTCAACAATCCGCCCAACTGCGCTGACCAGTGGTTTATTGTGACTGGAGTTAATAAACGCATTTTTGACAGCAACTTCCGCGACCCCGAAACGGGCCCTTTCTCCAACTGGTGCTCGTATGACACAGCCCTCGAACTGCTGCTTGTCAGAATGCCCAGATCAACAACCCATTCCATCGCTTCCCGCACCTTCCACCAGGTACTGCTGGAGGCTCTAGAGCCGCTCAGAATGGGCCGTGCACTGACATGCATTGGGGGTGGTTCCCATTTCGGAGACATGGGCGGCAAAGGGCCGGACGACGCATGGAGGCCAATACAACTGCCCCCAGGCCGGTCTCGAGCCTGGCCTGCCGTTGTTCTGGAAGTCGCACTGTCGGAAATACAGGCCAAGCTTTGCTCGGACGTTCGGTATTGGTTAAGAGCCTCTGGGGGAGACGTCAAGAGTGTTATAACCCTCTCATCGGCCGCGATGCACGCAAGATAG